Genomic window (Nitrospira sp.):
CGGCGGGTGGTATGAAGGATCCGGGGAACGTAAACCCGTCGACCTCCCGGCCGACTCTCCCCATCCAAAAATTCCGCGATGACCGAGGCGTGAGAGCGAGTGGTCACATGCGATCCGCTACGGCGATGGTGCAACTTCTCGAATCGACAGACGCAAGCGGCTGATCAGCGCGGTTGCCCGCTCCCATTCGGATTCGTCCACCATCACCTGGCAACACAACTCGAAGACACCAGGATACAGACTGCTCACGTGTTCATCCTGAAATAAGCATGCAATGCCGTTGGCCTCGCACAGGCTTTTGATGATCCCAAGCTCCCCGATATCCTGAGCCGTAGTCAAATACCGCATTCGCATGAGGAAATTACCGCTCCTTACCCTAAGGATCGAGGAGAAAACCTTGCGGGCATTTGCACTTTTTGCAGAGCCGCTTTACA
Coding sequences:
- a CDS encoding DUF2007 domain-containing protein, translating into MRMRYLTTAQDIGELGIIKSLCEANGIACLFQDEHVSSLYPGVFELCCQVMVDESEWERATALISRLRLSIREVAPSP